The following are from one region of the Polyangiaceae bacterium genome:
- the acnA gene encoding aconitate hydratase AcnA, whose translation MADRSRDSFSTKSTLEVDGKKLSYFSLEKFAKASGKDVSRLPYSLRILLENLLRNEDGKAVTKSDIEALAGWQAKAKPDTEIAFHPARVVLQDFTGVPAVVDLAAMRDAMADMGGNPDKINPLFPSELVIDHSVQVDYYGSVDALLKNSEREYERNKERYALLRWAQGAFQNFKAVPPATGIVHQVNLEYLARVVFDADGMAYPDSLVGTDSHTTMINGIGVLGWGVGGIEAEAAMLGQPINMLIPQVIGFRLHGTLPQGATATDLVLTITRMLRDKGVVGKFVEFYGEGLDSLPLADRATIGNMSPEFGSTCGIFPIDAETLRYVRLTGRGEERAKLIEAYAKAQGLFRSTDTPDPVFTDTLELDLATVVPTLAGPKRPQDKVVLSESKAAFEKALAELLAQSKKGSDRSRKVATELGGESFDLAHGSVVIAAITSCTNTSNPYVMLGAGLLAKNARAKGLTVKPWVKTSLAPGSKVVTEYLKQSGLLPELEALHFNVVGYGCTTCIGNSGPLPDSIGNAIREGDLVAVSVLSGNRNFEGRIHSDVRANYLASPPLVVAYALAGRMDIDLDKEPLGKGSDGKDVFLKDIWPSPKDVADVVTKNVTSAMYQKEYAEVFSGDEKWRALPVPEGSRFAWDPDSTYVRKPTFFENMPKEPSAPSDVVDARVLALLGDSVTTDHISPAGSIAKDSPAAKYLQEHGVAPHDFNSYGSRRGNHEVMMRGTFANVRLRNQLAPGTEGGFTRHLPDGEVTSIYDAAMKYQEENVPLLVIAGKEYGSGSSRDWAAKGTWMLGIRAVIAESYERIHRSNLIGMGVLPLQFLDGQSKESLGLTGEETYSITGIAGSLAPGKKLSVVAKGAGGEKRFEVVARIDTAVELDYYRHGGILQFVLRQLLSGG comes from the coding sequence ATGGCCGATCGCTCTCGCGACTCCTTCTCCACCAAGAGCACGCTCGAAGTCGACGGAAAGAAACTCAGCTACTTCAGCCTGGAAAAGTTCGCGAAAGCCAGCGGTAAGGACGTCTCTCGCTTGCCCTATTCCCTGCGCATTCTGCTGGAGAACCTGCTGCGCAACGAGGACGGCAAGGCGGTCACCAAGAGCGACATCGAGGCGCTGGCCGGCTGGCAGGCGAAGGCCAAGCCGGACACGGAGATTGCATTTCACCCGGCGCGGGTCGTGCTCCAGGACTTCACCGGCGTGCCGGCGGTGGTGGACCTGGCGGCCATGCGCGACGCCATGGCCGACATGGGCGGAAACCCCGACAAGATCAACCCGCTGTTCCCCTCCGAGCTGGTCATCGATCACTCGGTGCAGGTGGACTACTACGGGAGCGTCGACGCGCTGCTCAAGAACTCCGAGCGGGAGTACGAGCGCAACAAGGAGCGCTATGCGCTTCTTCGTTGGGCGCAGGGAGCGTTCCAGAACTTCAAGGCGGTGCCGCCCGCCACGGGCATCGTGCACCAGGTCAACCTGGAGTACTTGGCGCGCGTGGTGTTCGACGCCGACGGCATGGCCTACCCGGACTCGCTGGTGGGCACCGACAGCCACACCACGATGATCAACGGCATCGGCGTGCTGGGCTGGGGCGTGGGGGGCATCGAAGCAGAAGCGGCGATGCTGGGGCAGCCCATCAACATGCTCATCCCTCAGGTGATCGGCTTCCGCCTTCACGGCACGCTGCCCCAGGGGGCGACGGCAACGGACTTGGTGCTCACCATCACCCGCATGCTGCGCGACAAGGGCGTGGTCGGGAAGTTCGTCGAGTTCTACGGTGAGGGGCTGGACAGTCTGCCGCTGGCGGACCGCGCCACCATCGGCAACATGAGCCCGGAGTTCGGGTCCACCTGCGGCATCTTCCCCATCGACGCCGAGACCCTGCGCTACGTGCGCCTGACCGGCCGCGGCGAGGAGCGGGCGAAGCTGATCGAGGCCTACGCCAAGGCGCAGGGCCTGTTCCGCAGCACGGACACGCCGGATCCCGTGTTCACCGACACCCTCGAGCTCGATCTCGCGACCGTCGTGCCCACCCTGGCAGGCCCCAAGCGGCCCCAGGACAAAGTGGTGCTGAGCGAGTCGAAGGCGGCCTTCGAGAAGGCCCTCGCGGAGCTCCTGGCGCAGTCCAAGAAGGGTAGCGATCGCAGCCGCAAGGTGGCGACCGAGCTCGGCGGCGAGAGCTTCGATCTCGCGCACGGCTCCGTCGTGATCGCCGCCATCACCTCCTGCACCAATACCTCCAACCCCTACGTGATGCTGGGGGCGGGGCTCTTGGCCAAGAACGCTCGCGCCAAGGGCCTCACGGTCAAGCCCTGGGTGAAGACCAGCCTGGCGCCGGGCTCCAAGGTGGTGACGGAGTACCTGAAGCAGAGCGGGCTCTTGCCCGAGCTGGAAGCGCTGCACTTCAACGTGGTGGGCTACGGCTGCACCACCTGTATCGGCAACAGCGGTCCGCTGCCGGACTCGATCGGCAACGCCATCCGGGAAGGCGATCTGGTGGCGGTCAGCGTGCTCAGCGGCAACCGCAACTTCGAAGGCCGCATTCACTCCGACGTGCGGGCCAACTACCTGGCGAGCCCGCCGCTGGTCGTAGCCTACGCGCTTGCCGGCCGCATGGACATCGACCTGGACAAGGAGCCTCTGGGCAAGGGCTCGGACGGCAAGGACGTCTTCTTGAAGGACATCTGGCCGTCGCCCAAGGACGTCGCGGACGTGGTCACCAAGAACGTGACCAGCGCCATGTACCAGAAGGAATACGCCGAGGTGTTCTCCGGCGACGAGAAATGGCGGGCTCTTCCGGTGCCCGAGGGCAGCCGTTTCGCCTGGGATCCGGACAGCACCTACGTCCGCAAGCCCACCTTCTTCGAGAACATGCCCAAGGAACCCTCGGCGCCGTCGGACGTGGTCGACGCGCGAGTGTTGGCCCTATTGGGCGACTCCGTGACCACCGACCACATCTCGCCGGCGGGCAGCATCGCGAAGGACTCACCGGCGGCGAAGTATCTGCAAGAGCACGGCGTGGCACCCCACGATTTCAACTCCTACGGCTCCCGCCGCGGCAATCACGAAGTGATGATGCGTGGCACCTTTGCCAACGTCCGGCTGCGGAATCAGCTGGCGCCGGGCACCGAGGGCGGCTTCACGCGGCACCTCCCCGACGGCGAGGTGACCAGCATCTACGACGCCGCCATGAAGTACCAGGAGGAGAACGTGCCGTTGCTGGTGATCGCCGGCAAGGAGTACGGCTCCGGTTCGTCCCGCGACTGGGCCGCGAAGGGCACCTGGATGCTGGGCATCCGCGCGGTGATCGCCGAGTCCTACGAGCGTATCCACCGCTCCAATCTGATCGGCATGGGCGTCTTGCCGCTGCAGTTCCTCGACGGGCAGAGCAAGGAAAGCCTGGGTCTCACTGGTGAGGAGACCTACTCCATCACCGGCATCGCCGGCTCGCTCGCGCCCGGCAAGAAGCTCTCGGTGGTGGCCAAGGGGGCCGGTGGCGAGAAGAGGTTCGAGGTGGTCGCCCGCATCGATACCGCCGTGGAGCTCGACTACTATCGCCACGGCGGCATCTTGCAGTTCGTGCTCCGCCAGCTCTTGTCCGGGGGTTGA
- a CDS encoding c-type cytochrome, whose translation MRFALSVPAAVMVSLALASACDKSDPKAGKPEAAAPKETAEVKAGRTTFEQKCVACHTIGQGDRTGPDLRGVTHRRTTKWLESWLRDPVSMGESDHVGKELSAKFGNVIMPNFGLSDPQIRELVAFLDYASATGGYQPPKEPPRTLTGADFDKAKSIYFDRCAGCHGATRQGATGPKLTPDRTRELGSVILRATLNHGRPGGMPAWGELGILSTTEVDLLAQYLQMPPPAPPALPLEEIAKSHVLKVPLPRRANTPSHRKNWKNFFAVVMRDQGEVAIIDGDTKEKLTLIQAGFTVDTLAASASGRYLYALGRDGRITLVDLWTDPPSVAAQARGCFDARSIAPSRAKGFGDKLLVEGCYWPPQYVVFDGATLEAKYVGSVLPEGGKVDQVRVGSVVAPGSDPIWAMTLMESGKVGVVDYKQKDFPLVASIDAAPGILDGGLDHSGRYFIAPAPAKNELVVVDLKEHTRVTTVSTGAVPHPGTGANWEDPKAGWVNATPHIADAKLLVYGADPEKQPAKAWKPVYEVSGVAAGGLDVRTHPASPWVWVDSPANRKAELTRQVCVISKKSGKVEKCWKPRESGRVLDFAYSADGKEVWVSGWDKPGSIIVYDDATLKEVQRIEGDWVVTPTTKINVSNAASGNY comes from the coding sequence ATGCGATTCGCGCTCTCGGTTCCGGCGGCCGTGATGGTCTCGCTGGCGCTCGCCTCAGCCTGTGACAAGTCCGATCCGAAGGCCGGGAAGCCCGAGGCCGCCGCGCCCAAGGAAACGGCCGAGGTCAAGGCCGGCCGGACCACCTTCGAGCAAAAATGCGTCGCCTGCCACACCATCGGCCAGGGCGACCGCACGGGTCCCGACCTCCGGGGCGTGACCCACCGACGCACGACCAAGTGGCTGGAGAGCTGGCTCCGGGATCCGGTCAGCATGGGCGAGTCGGATCACGTGGGCAAGGAGCTGTCCGCCAAGTTCGGCAACGTGATCATGCCCAACTTCGGTCTCAGCGATCCGCAGATCCGAGAGCTGGTGGCGTTCTTGGACTACGCCAGCGCGACCGGCGGATATCAGCCGCCGAAGGAGCCGCCGCGCACCCTGACGGGCGCTGACTTCGACAAAGCCAAGTCGATCTATTTCGATCGATGTGCGGGTTGTCACGGAGCGACGCGCCAGGGCGCCACGGGACCGAAGCTCACGCCCGATCGCACGCGCGAGCTCGGCAGCGTGATCCTGCGCGCGACGTTGAACCACGGACGCCCGGGTGGCATGCCCGCGTGGGGCGAGCTCGGCATCTTGTCCACGACGGAGGTGGACCTGCTGGCGCAGTACCTGCAAATGCCGCCACCCGCGCCGCCGGCGTTGCCGCTCGAGGAAATCGCGAAATCCCACGTCCTGAAAGTGCCGCTTCCGCGGCGGGCCAACACCCCCTCTCACAGGAAGAACTGGAAGAACTTCTTCGCGGTGGTGATGCGAGATCAGGGCGAGGTCGCCATCATCGACGGTGACACCAAGGAGAAGCTGACGCTGATTCAAGCGGGCTTCACGGTGGATACGCTCGCGGCCTCTGCCTCCGGGCGCTACCTCTACGCGCTGGGGCGCGACGGCCGCATCACGCTGGTGGATCTGTGGACGGATCCTCCCTCGGTGGCGGCGCAAGCGCGGGGCTGCTTTGACGCCCGGAGCATCGCTCCGAGCCGAGCCAAGGGCTTCGGCGACAAGCTCCTCGTCGAGGGCTGCTACTGGCCGCCGCAGTACGTGGTGTTCGATGGCGCCACTTTGGAAGCGAAGTACGTGGGCAGCGTGCTGCCCGAGGGCGGCAAGGTCGATCAGGTCCGCGTCGGCTCGGTGGTGGCGCCGGGGAGTGACCCGATCTGGGCCATGACGCTGATGGAGTCCGGCAAGGTCGGGGTGGTGGACTACAAGCAGAAGGACTTTCCGCTGGTCGCGTCCATCGACGCCGCCCCGGGCATTTTGGATGGGGGGCTGGATCACAGCGGCCGGTATTTCATCGCACCCGCCCCCGCCAAGAACGAGCTGGTGGTGGTGGACCTGAAAGAGCACACGCGGGTGACGACCGTCAGCACCGGTGCGGTGCCGCACCCGGGCACCGGCGCCAACTGGGAGGACCCGAAAGCCGGCTGGGTGAACGCGACGCCGCACATCGCGGACGCCAAGCTGTTGGTGTACGGCGCGGATCCCGAGAAGCAGCCGGCCAAGGCCTGGAAGCCCGTGTACGAGGTCAGCGGCGTGGCCGCCGGCGGGCTCGACGTTCGCACTCACCCGGCCTCCCCCTGGGTGTGGGTGGATTCGCCCGCTAACCGCAAGGCAGAGCTGACGCGGCAGGTGTGCGTGATCAGCAAGAAGAGCGGCAAGGTCGAGAAGTGCTGGAAGCCCCGAGAAAGCGGCCGCGTGCTGGACTTCGCCTACAGCGCCGACGGCAAGGAGGTCTGGGTCTCCGGCTGGGACAAGCCAGGCTCCATCATCGTGTACGACGACGCGACGCTGAAAGAGGTCCAGCGCATCGAGGGCGACTGGGTGGTGACGCCCACCACCAAGATCAACGTGAGCAACGCCGCCAGCGGCAACTACTGA
- a CDS encoding cystathionine gamma-synthase family protein, whose protein sequence is MPKPPRKPEAFIGSHPLRPESLMTSYGYKPALSEGALKCPIFQTSTFVFKSAEEGKAFFELAYGLRAPRPTESLGLIYSRLNNPDLEILEDRLTLWDDAEACAVFESGMAAISTALLALCIPGDVVLHSEPLYGGTDYLLKHVLTRFGIEPVGFVAGASPDEIEQKLVASGKADRLRAIFIETPANPTNALVDIAACKAIAQRHGNAERRALVAVDNTFLGPLWQHPLKHGADLVLYSATKYIGGHSDVIAGVCLGPADLMQEVRAMRTFLGTMCGPWTGWLLLRSLETLKLRMTSEMKNARYVADYLADHPKVERVHYLGHLSEDDPDHALYRRQCLAPGGMVSFELCGGEAEAFRFLNALQLFHLAVSLGGTESLAEHPASMTHSDIPPDERARMGITESMVRLSIGVEHPDDLIADISQALDAV, encoded by the coding sequence ATGCCCAAGCCGCCGAGGAAGCCGGAAGCCTTCATCGGGTCGCACCCGCTCCGACCCGAGAGTCTGATGACGAGCTACGGCTACAAGCCGGCGCTCAGCGAGGGCGCGCTCAAGTGCCCCATCTTTCAGACCTCCACCTTCGTGTTCAAGAGCGCGGAGGAGGGCAAGGCCTTCTTCGAGCTGGCGTACGGCCTGCGCGCGCCGCGCCCCACGGAGAGCCTGGGGCTCATCTACTCGCGCTTGAACAATCCGGATCTCGAAATCCTGGAAGATCGCCTCACGCTGTGGGACGACGCCGAAGCGTGCGCCGTGTTCGAATCCGGCATGGCGGCGATCAGCACTGCGCTCTTGGCGCTGTGCATTCCCGGGGACGTCGTCCTACACAGCGAGCCGCTATACGGCGGCACCGACTACCTGCTCAAGCACGTGCTCACGCGCTTCGGGATCGAGCCGGTGGGCTTCGTGGCCGGCGCCTCCCCCGACGAGATCGAGCAGAAGCTCGTGGCCTCGGGCAAGGCGGACCGCCTGCGGGCCATTTTCATCGAGACGCCGGCGAACCCCACCAACGCGTTGGTGGACATCGCGGCGTGCAAGGCCATCGCCCAGCGCCATGGAAACGCCGAGCGCCGCGCACTGGTGGCCGTGGACAACACGTTCTTGGGACCGCTGTGGCAGCACCCGCTCAAGCACGGCGCCGACCTGGTGCTGTATTCCGCCACCAAGTACATCGGCGGCCACAGCGACGTGATCGCCGGCGTGTGCCTGGGTCCCGCGGATCTGATGCAAGAGGTGCGCGCCATGCGCACGTTCCTGGGCACCATGTGTGGACCGTGGACGGGCTGGCTCCTGCTTCGCAGCCTGGAAACGCTGAAGTTGCGCATGACCAGCGAGATGAAGAACGCGCGCTACGTCGCGGACTATCTCGCCGATCACCCGAAGGTGGAGCGCGTGCATTACCTCGGGCACCTGTCGGAAGACGATCCGGATCATGCCTTGTATCGCCGCCAGTGCCTGGCTCCGGGAGGCATGGTCAGCTTCGAGCTGTGCGGTGGAGAAGCAGAAGCGTTTCGCTTCTTGAACGCGCTCCAGCTGTTTCACCTGGCGGTGAGCCTGGGCGGAACGGAATCCCTGGCCGAGCACCCGGCGAGCATGACTCACTCCGACATTCCGCCGGACGAGCGCGCGCGCATGGGCATCACTGAATCCATGGTGCGCTTGAGCATCGGCGTGGAACATCCGGACGATCTCATCGCCGACATTTCCCAAGCTCTCGACGCCGTTTGA